A single region of the Drosophila miranda strain MSH22 chromosome 2, D.miranda_PacBio2.1, whole genome shotgun sequence genome encodes:
- the LOC108155643 gene encoding phosphofurin acidic cluster sorting protein 2 isoform X2, producing the protein MKMVDKSSKLVDKFAVISGAGGGGVSGVGGLPIMPGSGLPPSGATPGHPAAALSGIGGAISSGSNGQKPVPMKLFAAWEVDRTPPNCIPRLCSLTITRLSILTPLPGDTTSLSLAVKMQSSKRTLRSHEIPINRSALTAFQQGNSPMAGGTGAAVGGSSPGNVGTGQGVAVPLTETELDLHFSLQYPHFIKRDGNRLVILLQRRKKYKSRTILGYKTLAEGIIRMDAVLQKSMDMVIELTASGKNGRPGTVVACLRAERVSSIPVDHDNKNNNSVLLADRVAEYSDEDEEAEFSSGEFNDEATELGIIRGYDQKGDYNPSSKHDMRKYRNKLQRSGIEDIGGGHGHHTGQHHPGVGVGGDSDSEFEMKDKSSSRAKFGRTISLQQRNLKQKIVALMKRFKVSEELEGESGHRGTAALREERDLDALFQELESLSCCEGDDSGPDMDSISIGSTPKPSLRPFFTNSRIMLHDAGNGCPMLLAGGGGASLVIGTMDRGGNDSSGNEGNAGYTDGQNSDPQNSPPRDKDYMRMQQQLTPVSSVATSMGSASGMVTPVQTEKFARLFRTSSNAPYPAGAVGTSGGGPNSAQSGGKRKHTLSLSTEPRSVLETCLSPTNVEPRKLLLDQLSRVFAGEDNAIPEVVTIISPPEALGGSSLLAKLVTLFANSFKPAFVPQNTAEVKAVLQALMAKIQKYCNSNAKPPHTVKVLLIGGDWLQGATLRHYVELMGVRPPDWLNHLRFYLVPIGGSCGSVARHLSQMDQAYAAMFGSENWMQLCERAAATAAAVSAVTTVNATALTANLADAAGVAKSDIAELVQRIQRYLHAAGPCTQIPIAEAMVNYKDEDSCQIFVPFVSDVRIGYSDAQASLDLEENTAGSNAALSALNSSSASSSAIPIGSQSSPNVHGAVSGSPPQQQILGRISPPLQTPPSSASSHRERNTSEPLSTPSSLQQQSFSGALAAVEAVELQVDYWPLVRPGETHTKESKGSTSKGGDAGGGKNSIKSTFRNLQVWRLPQHAQQLGDMFNGLTVSFATKEKKQKQIMRLGKKKDKERDLEKEQCVEGVARLICSPKQSHPVPLRVYIDGTEWTGVKFFQVSSQWQTHVKNFPIALIGCTPMSCAELS; encoded by the exons ACTCTGCTCGCTGACAATAACGCGTCTCTCTATTTTGACTCCGCTGCCCGGGGACACCACCTCCCTCTCGCTGGCCGTAAAGATGCAGAGCTCGAAGCGGACGCTCCGCAGCCATGAGATCCCCATTAACAGAAGCGCCCTGACCGCCTTCCAGCAGGGGAACTCCCCGATGGCTGGCGGCACAGGAGCGGCGGTGGGCGGATCGTCGCCCGGGAACGTGGGCACTGGACAGGGCGTCGCTGTGCCCCTAACAGAGACCGAACTTGACTTGCACTTCAGTCTACAGTATCCGCACTTCATCAAGAGAGATGGCAACAG ACTGGTTATTCTGCTGCAACGCCGCAAGAAGTACAAGTCGCGCACCATTCTGGGCTACAAGACCCTGGCCGAGGGCATTATCCGCATGGACGCGGTGCTACAGAAGTCAATGGACATGGTCATCGAGCTGACTGCCTCCGGGAAGAACGGCAGGCCGGGCACTGTCGTGGCCTGTCTGCGGGCCGAGCGTGTCTCCTCCATTCCAGTGGATCACGACAAtaagaacaacaacagcgtCCTGCTGGCAG ATCGCGTTGCGGAATACtcggacgaggacgaggaggccGAATTCAGTTCGGGGGAATTCAACGACGAGGCCACTGAGCTGGGAATCATCCGGGGCTACGACCAGAAGGGCGACTACAATCCGTCATCCAAGCATGATATGCGCAAGTATCGCAACAAGCTGCAAAGATCGGGCATCGAGGATATAGGCGGCGGACACGGCCATCACACCGGACAGCATCATCcaggagtcggagtcggaggcgacagcgacagcgagttTGAAATGAAGGACAAGAGCTCGTCACGGGCTAAGTTCGGCCGG ACAATTTCGCTGCAGCAGCGAAACTTAAAGCAAAAGATTGTGGCCCTGATGAAGCGTTTCAAGGTCAGCGAGGAGTTGGAGGGCGAGTCCGGGCACAGGGGCACGGCTGCGCTGCGAGAAGAGCGCGACTTGGATGCACTCTTCCAGGAGCTGGAGTCGCTGTCCTGCTGCGAGGGCGATGACTCCGGCCCGGACATGGACAGCATCTCGATCGGCTCCACGCCCAAGCCCTCACTGCGTCCGTTCTTTACCAATTCGCGGATCATGCTGCACGATGCCGGCAACGGTTGCCCGATGCTCCTGGCAGGCGGTGGCGGCGCGAGTCTCGTCATTGGCACTATGG ATCGCGGTGGGAATGATAGCTCCGGGAATGAGGGAAACGCCGGATATACCGATGGCCAGAACTCGGATCCACAGAACAGTCCGCCGCGGGACAAGGACTACATGCGGATGCAGCAACAGCTGACGCCCGTGAGCTCGGTGGCCACTAGCATGGGCAGTGCCTCCGGAATGGTGACGCCCGTCCAGACCGAGAAGTTTGCGCGTCTGTTCCGCACATCCAGCAATGCGCCATATCCAGCGGGAGCTGTCGGCACCAGCGGCGGAGGTCCCAACAGCGCCCAGAGTGGCGGCAAGCGGAAGCACACACTAAGCTTGAGTACGGAGCCCAGGTCTGTGCTGGAGACCTGTCTGTCGCCTACCAATGTGGAGCCGCGTAAGCTATTGCTCGACCAGCTGAGTCGTGTATTTGCCGGCGAGGACAATGCCATACCCGAGGTGGTGACCATCATCAGTCCCCCCGAGGCCCTGGGCGGCAGCAGTCTGTTGGCCAAGTTGGTGACGCTCTTTGCTAACTCGTTCAAGCCGGCCTTTGTGCCACAGAACACCGCCGAGGTGAAGGCCGTCTTGCAGGCACTCATGGCCAAGATCCAGAAGTA TTGCAACTCGAACGCCAAGCCACCGCACACGGTCAAGGTGCTGCTTATTGGCGGCGATTGGCTGCAGGGCGCCACACTGCGGCACTATGTCGAGCTGATGGGCGTCCGTCCGCCCGACTGGCTCAACCATTTACGATTCTATCTAGTGCCCATCGGCGGCAGCTGCGGCAGCGTGGCCCGCCACCTCAGCCAGATGGATCAGGCATACGCAGCGATGTTCGGCTCCGAGAACTGGATGCAGTTGTGCGAGAGGGCGGCGGCCACAGCGGCGGCCGTGAGTGCGGTGACCACCGTGAATGCCACCGCTCTGACAGCCAATCTGGCGGATGCGGCTGGTGTGGCCAAGTCGGACATTGCCGAGCTGGTGCAGCGCATCCAGCGATATTTGCATGCGGCCGGACCTTGCACCCAGATACCCATTGCCGAGGCAATGGTCAACTACAAGGACGAGGACTCTTGCCAGATCTTTGTGCCGTTCGTTAGT GACGTACGCATCGGCTACTCGGATGCTCAGGCCTCGCTGGATCTCGAGGAGAATACTGCTGGCTCGAATGCAGCGCTCTCTGCGCTGAACTCTTCATCCGCCAGCAGTTCGGCCATACCCATTGGCAGCCAGAGCTCACCCAATGTGCATGGCGCCGTATCGGGCTCGCCTCCCCAGCAGCAGATCCTGGGACGCATCTCACCGCCACTGCAGACGCCACCGTCATCGGCCTCGTCGCATCGGGAGCGCAACACCAGCGAGCCGCTGAGCACACCCTCGTCGCTGCAGCAGCAGTCTTTCAGCGGAGCTTTGGCCGCCGTTGAGGCAGTAGAACTGCAGGTCGACTATTGGCCGCTGGTGCGGCCGGGGGAGACGCACACGAAGGAGTCGAAGGGCAGCACGTCGAAGGGCGGCGATGCCGGCGGTGGCAAGAATAGCATTAAGAGTACGTTTAGGAATCTGCAGGTGTGGCGTCTGCCACAGCATGCACAGCAATTGGGTGATATGTTCAATGGACTGACTGTTAGTTTCGCCACCAAGgagaagaagcagaagcaaa TTATGCGCCTGGGCAAGAAGAAGGACAAGGAACGTGATCTCGAGAAGGAACAGTGCGTCGAAGGCGTGGCACGTCTGATTTGCTCACCCAAGCAATCGCATCCAGTGCCACTGCGTG TGTATATCGACGGCACCGAGTGGACCGGAGTCAAGTTCTTCCAGGTCTCGTCGCAATGGCAGACGCACGTCAAGAACTTCCCCATCGCTCTCATCGGTTGCACACCCATGTCCTGTGCTGAATTATCCTAG
- the LOC117187091 gene encoding UPF0692 protein CG33108-like has translation MPHISAPPPPPPLPSGINKTTPVASPKDRPSVINISGDNCAWAWEYPELQKGCYLNRVCQYIPPNQCQYYTVASILQVGPTCGLTAVSMLLNGNPTAAHILEDAIAQEYTINGEMFSAQYLYELTRKHLHGHGPGACQLHEGRLCCNKVTELLRAGGCLLVPYPFSKENLNFKSFTSVI, from the exons ATGCCACACATCTCGGCCCCGCCGCCTCCACCCCCACTACCATCAGGTATTAACAAAACTACACCTGTGGCGTCACCCAAGGATCGCCCGTCGGTGATTAATATATCAGGAGACAATTGTGCCTGGGCCTGGGAATATCCAGAGCTGCAAAAAGGATGCTACCTGAACCGTGTGTGTCAATATATCCCACCAAATCAATGCCAGTACTATACTGTGGCCAGTATACTACAA GTGGGACCCACGTGTGGCTTGACTGCCGTAAGTATGCTGCTCAATGGAAACCCCACCGCTGCACACATTCTAGAAGATGCCATTGCACAGGAGTACACAATCAATGGGGAAATGTTCAGTGCTCAATATTTATACGAACTGACGCGCAAACATCTGCATGGACACGGACCCGGTGCGTGTCAATTGCACGAGGGTCGCCTCTGCTGTAACAAGGTCACAGAGCTCCTGCGAGCTGGTGGCTGCTTGCTTGTGCCGTATCCTTTTTCAAAAGAAAATCTTAATTTTAAGTCGTTTACTTCGGTCATTTAA
- the LOC117186911 gene encoding U6 snRNA-associated Sm-like protein LSm3: MATEEEQLSQVILPVKEPLDLIRLSLDEKVHVKMRNERELRGRLHAFDQHLNMVLGDAEETVTTVEIDEETYEEVYKTTKRTIPMLFVRGDGVILVSPGYSLRENLAPSITHGCCDYAVASSWLLFVCAGVTLSPMSTLAS; the protein is encoded by the exons ATGGCCACCGAAGAGGAGCAG CTCAGTCAGGTAATTTTGCCGGTGAAGGAGCCGCTGGATCTAATTCGCCTGAGCTTAGATGAAAAGGTGCACGTGAAGATGCGCAACGAGCGGGAGCTGCGGGGGCGTCTACAT GCGTTCGATCAGCATCTGAACATGGTGCTGGGCGATGCAGAGGAGACCGTCACCACCGTGGAGATCGACGAAGAAACATACGAGGAGGTTTACAAAACCACAAAGCGCACCATTCCCATGCTGTTTGTGCGAGGCGATGGCGTTATCCTGGTATCGCCAGGATATTCCCTTCGCGAGAATTTAGCGCCTTCTATTACCCACGGTTGCTGTGATTACGCAGTGGCCTCGTCATGGCTGCTCTTTGTTTGCGCTGGCGTCACACTTTCTCCGATGAGCACTCTTGCCAGCTAA
- the LOC117187088 gene encoding ras-related protein Rab-7a-like, with protein sequence MATRKKSLLKVIILGDSSVGKTSLMNQYVNKRFSNQYKATIGADFCTKEVVVNDRVVTMQIWDTAGQERFQSLGVAFYRGADCCVLVYDVTAPNSFKNLDSWRDEFLIQASPRDPEHFPFVVLGNKVDLDNRQVSTRRAQQWCQSKNDIPYYETSAKEGINVEMAFQTIAKNALEQEAEAEVINDFPDQIILNSQNNRPGNPDNCQC encoded by the exons ATGGCCACCCGTAAGAAATCTTTGCTGAAAGTCATCATACTGGGCGACAGCAGTGTGGGCAAGACCTCACTCATGAATCAGTATGTGAACAAACGCTTCTCTAACCAATACAAAGCAACGATCGGCGCCGACTTCTGCACGAAAGAGGTGGTTGTCAACGACCGTGTGGTCACAATGCAG ATTTGGGATACAGCTGGTCAGGAACGCTTCCAGTCACTCGGCGTGGCTTTCTATCGCGGCGCTGACTGCTGTGTGCTCGTTTACGATGTGACGGCGCCTAACTCATTCAAGAATCTCGACTCCTGGCGCGACGAGTTCTTAATACAGGCCAGTCCACGTGATCCCGAGCATTTCCCCTTTGTTGTGCTAGGCAACAAAGTGGACTTGGATAACCGCCAAGTGTCCACGCGCCGGGCACAACAATGGTGTCAATCCAAAAACGATATACCCTACTATGAAACCTCAGCCAAGGAGGGCATCAACGTGGAGATGGCGTTTCAGACTATTGCCAAGAATGCGTTGGAGCAGGAGGCAGAG GCTGAAGTTATCAACGATTTCCCCGATCAGATCATCTTGAATTCTCAAAATAATCGTCCAGGAAACCCTGACAACTGTCAGTGCTAA
- the LOC108155646 gene encoding U6 snRNA-associated Sm-like protein LSm3 — protein MATEEEQLSQVILPVKEPLDLIRLSLDEKVHVKMRNERELRGRLHAFDQHLNMVLGDAEETVTTVEIDEETYEEVYKTTKRTIPMLFVRGDGVILVSPPMRVG, from the exons ATGGCCACCGAAGAGGAGCAG CTCAGTCAGGTAATTTTGCCGGTGAAGGAGCCGCTGGATCTAATTCGCCTGAGCTTAGATGAAAAGGTGCACGTGAAGATGCGCAACGAGCGGGAGCTGCGGGGGCGTCTACAT GCGTTCGATCAGCATCTGAACATGGTGCTGGGCGATGCAGAGGAGACCGTCACCACCGTGGAGATCGACGAAGAAACATACGAGGAGGTTTACAAAACCACAAAGCGCACCATTCCCATGCTGTTTGTGCGAGGCGATGGCGTTATCCTGGTATCGCCACCCATGAGGGTTGGCTAG
- the LOC108155643 gene encoding phosphofurin acidic cluster sorting protein 2 isoform X1 has product MKMVDKSSKLVDKFAVISGAGGGGVSGVGGLPIMPGSGLPPSGATPGHPAAALSGIGGAISSGSNGQKPVPMKLFAAWEVDRTPPNCIPRLCSLTITRLSILTPLPGDTTSLSLAVKMQSSKRTLRSHEIPINRSALTAFQQGNSPMAGGTGAAVGGSSPGNVGTGQGVAVPLTETELDLHFSLQYPHFIKRDGNRLVILLQRRKKYKSRTILGYKTLAEGIIRMDAVLQKSMDMVIELTASGKNGRPGTVVACLRAERVSSIPVDHDNKNNNSVLLADRVAEYSDEDEEAEFSSGEFNDEATELGIIRGYDQKGDYNPSSKHDMRKYRNKLQRSGIEDIGGGHGHHTGQHHPGVGVGGDSDSEFEMKDKSSSRAKFGRTISLQQRNLKQKIVALMKRFKVSEELEGESGHRGTAALREERDLDALFQELESLSCCEGDDSGPDMDSISIGSTPKPSLRPFFTNSRIMLHDAGNGCPMLLAGGGGASLVIGTMGNSERRSSDKSDQLTNSSYNLENNKQNQKCIHLTNNNNSATTPDRGGNDSSGNEGNAGYTDGQNSDPQNSPPRDKDYMRMQQQLTPVSSVATSMGSASGMVTPVQTEKFARLFRTSSNAPYPAGAVGTSGGGPNSAQSGGKRKHTLSLSTEPRSVLETCLSPTNVEPRKLLLDQLSRVFAGEDNAIPEVVTIISPPEALGGSSLLAKLVTLFANSFKPAFVPQNTAEVKAVLQALMAKIQKYCNSNAKPPHTVKVLLIGGDWLQGATLRHYVELMGVRPPDWLNHLRFYLVPIGGSCGSVARHLSQMDQAYAAMFGSENWMQLCERAAATAAAVSAVTTVNATALTANLADAAGVAKSDIAELVQRIQRYLHAAGPCTQIPIAEAMVNYKDEDSCQIFVPFVSDVRIGYSDAQASLDLEENTAGSNAALSALNSSSASSSAIPIGSQSSPNVHGAVSGSPPQQQILGRISPPLQTPPSSASSHRERNTSEPLSTPSSLQQQSFSGALAAVEAVELQVDYWPLVRPGETHTKESKGSTSKGGDAGGGKNSIKSTFRNLQVWRLPQHAQQLGDMFNGLTVSFATKEKKQKQIMRLGKKKDKERDLEKEQCVEGVARLICSPKQSHPVPLRVYIDGTEWTGVKFFQVSSQWQTHVKNFPIALIGCTPMSCAELS; this is encoded by the exons ACTCTGCTCGCTGACAATAACGCGTCTCTCTATTTTGACTCCGCTGCCCGGGGACACCACCTCCCTCTCGCTGGCCGTAAAGATGCAGAGCTCGAAGCGGACGCTCCGCAGCCATGAGATCCCCATTAACAGAAGCGCCCTGACCGCCTTCCAGCAGGGGAACTCCCCGATGGCTGGCGGCACAGGAGCGGCGGTGGGCGGATCGTCGCCCGGGAACGTGGGCACTGGACAGGGCGTCGCTGTGCCCCTAACAGAGACCGAACTTGACTTGCACTTCAGTCTACAGTATCCGCACTTCATCAAGAGAGATGGCAACAG ACTGGTTATTCTGCTGCAACGCCGCAAGAAGTACAAGTCGCGCACCATTCTGGGCTACAAGACCCTGGCCGAGGGCATTATCCGCATGGACGCGGTGCTACAGAAGTCAATGGACATGGTCATCGAGCTGACTGCCTCCGGGAAGAACGGCAGGCCGGGCACTGTCGTGGCCTGTCTGCGGGCCGAGCGTGTCTCCTCCATTCCAGTGGATCACGACAAtaagaacaacaacagcgtCCTGCTGGCAG ATCGCGTTGCGGAATACtcggacgaggacgaggaggccGAATTCAGTTCGGGGGAATTCAACGACGAGGCCACTGAGCTGGGAATCATCCGGGGCTACGACCAGAAGGGCGACTACAATCCGTCATCCAAGCATGATATGCGCAAGTATCGCAACAAGCTGCAAAGATCGGGCATCGAGGATATAGGCGGCGGACACGGCCATCACACCGGACAGCATCATCcaggagtcggagtcggaggcgacagcgacagcgagttTGAAATGAAGGACAAGAGCTCGTCACGGGCTAAGTTCGGCCGG ACAATTTCGCTGCAGCAGCGAAACTTAAAGCAAAAGATTGTGGCCCTGATGAAGCGTTTCAAGGTCAGCGAGGAGTTGGAGGGCGAGTCCGGGCACAGGGGCACGGCTGCGCTGCGAGAAGAGCGCGACTTGGATGCACTCTTCCAGGAGCTGGAGTCGCTGTCCTGCTGCGAGGGCGATGACTCCGGCCCGGACATGGACAGCATCTCGATCGGCTCCACGCCCAAGCCCTCACTGCGTCCGTTCTTTACCAATTCGCGGATCATGCTGCACGATGCCGGCAACGGTTGCCCGATGCTCCTGGCAGGCGGTGGCGGCGCGAGTCTCGTCATTGGCACTATGG GCAACTCTGAGCGCCGATCATCGGATAAAAGCGACCAATTGACAAATTCATCTTACAATCTTGAAAATaacaaacaaaaccaaaaatgcattCATTTAACAAACAATAATAATTCGGCAACAACACCAG ATCGCGGTGGGAATGATAGCTCCGGGAATGAGGGAAACGCCGGATATACCGATGGCCAGAACTCGGATCCACAGAACAGTCCGCCGCGGGACAAGGACTACATGCGGATGCAGCAACAGCTGACGCCCGTGAGCTCGGTGGCCACTAGCATGGGCAGTGCCTCCGGAATGGTGACGCCCGTCCAGACCGAGAAGTTTGCGCGTCTGTTCCGCACATCCAGCAATGCGCCATATCCAGCGGGAGCTGTCGGCACCAGCGGCGGAGGTCCCAACAGCGCCCAGAGTGGCGGCAAGCGGAAGCACACACTAAGCTTGAGTACGGAGCCCAGGTCTGTGCTGGAGACCTGTCTGTCGCCTACCAATGTGGAGCCGCGTAAGCTATTGCTCGACCAGCTGAGTCGTGTATTTGCCGGCGAGGACAATGCCATACCCGAGGTGGTGACCATCATCAGTCCCCCCGAGGCCCTGGGCGGCAGCAGTCTGTTGGCCAAGTTGGTGACGCTCTTTGCTAACTCGTTCAAGCCGGCCTTTGTGCCACAGAACACCGCCGAGGTGAAGGCCGTCTTGCAGGCACTCATGGCCAAGATCCAGAAGTA TTGCAACTCGAACGCCAAGCCACCGCACACGGTCAAGGTGCTGCTTATTGGCGGCGATTGGCTGCAGGGCGCCACACTGCGGCACTATGTCGAGCTGATGGGCGTCCGTCCGCCCGACTGGCTCAACCATTTACGATTCTATCTAGTGCCCATCGGCGGCAGCTGCGGCAGCGTGGCCCGCCACCTCAGCCAGATGGATCAGGCATACGCAGCGATGTTCGGCTCCGAGAACTGGATGCAGTTGTGCGAGAGGGCGGCGGCCACAGCGGCGGCCGTGAGTGCGGTGACCACCGTGAATGCCACCGCTCTGACAGCCAATCTGGCGGATGCGGCTGGTGTGGCCAAGTCGGACATTGCCGAGCTGGTGCAGCGCATCCAGCGATATTTGCATGCGGCCGGACCTTGCACCCAGATACCCATTGCCGAGGCAATGGTCAACTACAAGGACGAGGACTCTTGCCAGATCTTTGTGCCGTTCGTTAGT GACGTACGCATCGGCTACTCGGATGCTCAGGCCTCGCTGGATCTCGAGGAGAATACTGCTGGCTCGAATGCAGCGCTCTCTGCGCTGAACTCTTCATCCGCCAGCAGTTCGGCCATACCCATTGGCAGCCAGAGCTCACCCAATGTGCATGGCGCCGTATCGGGCTCGCCTCCCCAGCAGCAGATCCTGGGACGCATCTCACCGCCACTGCAGACGCCACCGTCATCGGCCTCGTCGCATCGGGAGCGCAACACCAGCGAGCCGCTGAGCACACCCTCGTCGCTGCAGCAGCAGTCTTTCAGCGGAGCTTTGGCCGCCGTTGAGGCAGTAGAACTGCAGGTCGACTATTGGCCGCTGGTGCGGCCGGGGGAGACGCACACGAAGGAGTCGAAGGGCAGCACGTCGAAGGGCGGCGATGCCGGCGGTGGCAAGAATAGCATTAAGAGTACGTTTAGGAATCTGCAGGTGTGGCGTCTGCCACAGCATGCACAGCAATTGGGTGATATGTTCAATGGACTGACTGTTAGTTTCGCCACCAAGgagaagaagcagaagcaaa TTATGCGCCTGGGCAAGAAGAAGGACAAGGAACGTGATCTCGAGAAGGAACAGTGCGTCGAAGGCGTGGCACGTCTGATTTGCTCACCCAAGCAATCGCATCCAGTGCCACTGCGTG TGTATATCGACGGCACCGAGTGGACCGGAGTCAAGTTCTTCCAGGTCTCGTCGCAATGGCAGACGCACGTCAAGAACTTCCCCATCGCTCTCATCGGTTGCACACCCATGTCCTGTGCTGAATTATCCTAG
- the LOC117187090 gene encoding ras-related protein Rab-7a-like — translation MVTRKKSLLKVIILGDSSVGKTSLMNQYVNKRFSNQYKATIGADFCTKEVVVNDRVVTMQIWDTAGQERFQSLGVAFYRGADCCVLVYDVTAPNSFKNLDSWRDEFLIQASPRDPEHFPFVVLGNKVDLDNRQVSTRRAQQWCQSKNDIPYYETSVKEGINVEMAFQTIAKNALEQEAEAEVINDFPDQIILNSQNNRPGNPDNCQC, via the exons ATGGTCACCCGTAAGAAATCTTTGCTGAAAGTCATCATACTGGGCGACAGCAGTGTGGGCAAGACCTCACTCATGAATCAGTATGTGAACAAACGCTTCTCTAACCAATACAAAGCAACGATCGGCGCCGACTTCTGCACGAAAGAGGTGGTTGTCAACGACCGTGTGGTCACAATGCAG ATTTGGGATACAGCTGGTCAGGAACGCTTCCAGTCACTCGGCGTGGCTTTCTATCGCGGCGCTGACTGCTGTGTGCTCGTTTACGATGTGACGGCGCCTAACTCATTCAAGAATCTCGACTCCTGGCGCGACGAGTTCTTAATACAGGCCAGTCCACGTGATCCCGAGCATTTCCCCTTTGTTGTGCTAGGCAACAAAGTGGACTTGGATAACCGCCAAGTGTCCACGCGCCGGGCACAACAATGGTGTCAATCCAAAAACGATATACCCTACTATGAAACCTCAGTCAAGGAGGGCATCAACGTGGAGATGGCGTTTCAGACTATTGCCAAGAATGCGTTGGAGCAGGAGGCAGAG GCTGAAGTTATCAACGATTTCCCCGATCAGATCATCTTGAATTCTCAAAATAATCGTCCAGGAAACCCTGACAACTGTCAGTGCTAA
- the LOC108155644 gene encoding UPF0692 protein CG33108 — protein MPHISAPPPPPPLPSGINKTTPVASPKDRPSVINVSGDNCAWAWEYPELQKGCYLNRVCQYIPPNQCQYYTVASILQVGPTCGLTAVSMLLNGNPTAAHILEDAIAQEYTINGEMFSAQYLYELTRKHLHGHGPGACQLHEGRLCCNKVTELLRAGGCLLVPYDADVNHAPCLKSGHRAHWALIVGYLVDAHDKFYVLARHGKTRNLAVWSLDELSESNANLREFGQPKGYPDLTFLQPPGGLGGSMGLKERAILINGLPQQILHVR, from the exons ATGCCACACATCTCGGCCCCGCCGCCTCCACCCCCACTACCATCAGGTATTAACAAAACTACACCTGTGGCGTCACCCAAGGATCGCCCGTCGGTGATTAATGTATCAGGAGACAATTGTGCCTGGGCCTGGGAATATCCAGAGCTGCAAAAAGGATGCTACCTGAACCGTGTGTGTCAATATATCCCACCAAATCAATGCCAGTACTATACTGTGGCCAGTATACTACAA GTGGGACCCACGTGTGGCTTGACTGCCGTAAGTATGCTGCTCAATGGAAACCCCACCGCTGCACACATTCTAGAAGATGCCATTGCACAGGAGTACACAATCAATGGGGAAATGTTCAGTGCTCAATATTTATACGAACTGACGCGCAAACATCTGCATGGACACGGACCCGGTGCGTGTCAATTGCACGAGGGTCGCCTCTGCTGTAACAAGGTCACAGAGCTCCTGCGAGCTGGTGGCTGCTTGCTTGTGCC TTACGATGCTGATGTCAATCATGCGCCTTGCTTAAAGTCTGGGCACCGTGCCCATTGGGCGCTCATTGTGGGCTACCTAGTGGATGCCCATGATAAG TTTTATGTCTTGGCACGTCATGGAAAGACTCGTAATTTAGCCGTCTGGTCCCTGGACGAACTGAGCGAAAGCAACGCCAATCTGCGGGAGTTTGGCCAGCCCAAGGGGTACCCGGACCTCACGTTCCTACAACCACCAGGCGGTCTTGGAGGCTCCATGGGCCTGAAGGAGCGCGCCATCCTTATAAATGGTCTGCCACAGCAGATTCTTCATGTGCGATGA